A window of Cryptomeria japonica chromosome 3, Sugi_1.0, whole genome shotgun sequence contains these coding sequences:
- the LOC131059801 gene encoding cinnamoyl-CoA reductase 1-like: MESVCVTGAGGFIASWLVKMLLSRGYTVKGTVRDTDDKKYKHLKELEGAEERLELVKADILDPDSLIPAIRGCKGVFHTACPIIEDPAQVLQAAVKGTLNVLKACNELGVKRVILTSSIGAIYLDPSRNPQAIVDEDCWSNLDYCIETKNWYCYAKTVAEKAARTYAEEVGMELIRINPSIVLGPLLQPTMNFSTAHVLKYLTGSAKTYANATQVYVDVRDVARAHILLYENHSASGRYLCGERSLHRGQLLDLLAQLFPHYPLPTKCSDQENPRKVAYKFSNQKLRELGLSFTPIKDCLTDTVASLRDKGFLP, translated from the exons ATGGAAAGTGTGTGTGTCACAGGAGCAGGAGGGTTCATTGCCTCCTGGCTTGTCAAGATGCTCTTGAGCAGAGGCTACACTGTAAAAGGAACAGTCCGCGATACAG ATGATAAAAAGTATAAGCATCTGAAAGAGTTGGAAGGGGCGGAAGAGAGGCTTGAGCTTGTGAAGGCTGATATTCTAGACCCTGACAGTTTGATACCAGCTATCAGAGGGTGCAAAGGAGTCTTTCACACGGCCTGCCCTATCATTGAAGATCCG GCACAAGTGCTGCAGGCGGCTGTGAAGGGCACTCTAAATGTGTTGAAGGCCTGCAACGAATTGGGAGTGAAGCGTGTAATCCTAACGTCTAGCATCGGCGCCATTTACCTCGACCCCAGCAGGAATCCGCAAGCCATAGTCGATGAAGACTGCTGGAGCAACCTTGATTACTGCATTGAAACCAAG AATTGGTATTGCTATGCAAAGACGGTAGCAGAGAAAGCCGCGCGTACGTATGCGGAGGAGGTGGGTATGGAGTTGATAAGGATTAATCCCAGTATCGTCTTGGGTCCTCTGCTCCAGCCCACTATGAACTTCAGCACTGCTCatgttttgaaatatttaactg GCTCGGCCAAGACATATGCAAACGCAACTCAGGTCTACGTGGATGTGCGAGATGTGGCGAGAGCGCATATATTGCTCTACGAAAATCACTCTGCCTCTGGTCGATATCTGTGTGGAGAAAGAAGCCTGCACAGAGGACAGCTCCTGGATCTGTTAGCACAACTCTTCCCACATTACCCACTTCCTACCAA GTGTTCAGACCAGGAAAATCCAAGGAAAGTGGCATACAAATTCAGCAATCAAAAGCTGAGGGAATTGGGTCTCTCATTTACGCCCATAAAGGACTGTTTGACTGATACGGTGGCCAGCCTCAGGGACAAGGGATTTCTTCCCTAG